Proteins found in one Oncorhynchus keta strain PuntledgeMale-10-30-2019 chromosome 2, Oket_V2, whole genome shotgun sequence genomic segment:
- the LOC118362365 gene encoding AMP deaminase 3-like isoform X1 encodes MRRGDTPLLKQQSSPCLAKDMPRQFPKITLSEVDEETRLLAEKVYASALKEEDTKDALSMFTVPEDCPIGLHQAKERELLKELAEQHSEESAKRKKSFKMIRSQSASLQGLQIPVTAEWARSVVTPFLSPSSTCSSLPENCPEYQRVTISGDYCAGITVEDYEQAAKTLMKALFIREKYSRLAYHRFPRTVAQFLRSAENQTWKEEDEVLPDVCPCPREVEDPYSIENIPDNLSYELQTKDGIVYVYENAEALSQNRPRSLPYPDLETFAIDLSHVLAMIIDGPTKTYCHRRLNFLGSKFYLHEMLNEMAELKELKGVPHRDFYNVRKVDTHIHAAACMSQKHLLNFIQTTYKTEADRVVLEKGGRKLTLREVFEHLNMDPYDLTVDSLDVHAGRQTFHRFDKFNSKYNPVGASELREIYLKTDNLIDGEYFARIIKEVSHDLEESKYQHAEPRLSIYGRSAEEWDSLSKWFIQHKVHSTNMQWIIQVPRIYDIFKSKKLITNFAKMLENIFLPLFEATVHPQKHKELHVFLKYVTGFDSVDDESKHSDHMFSYKSPKPEQWTADENPPYSYYLFHMYANIMVLNNLRKERGLSTFQFRPHCGEAGSITHLVSAFLTADNISHGLNLKKSPVLQYLYYLAQVPIAMSPLSNNSLFLEYSKNPLREFLHKGLCVSLSTDDPMQFHYTKEALMEEYAIAAQLWKLSTCDVCEIARNSVLQSGLSHQEKKHFIGANYLKDGPEGNDIRRTNVAQIRMAYRHETLCNELSFLVDAVKTEAAIGTQPV; translated from the exons acatgcCGAGACAATTCCCTAAGATCACGCTGAGTGAGGTGGACGAGGAGACACGTCTGCTGGCTGAGAAGGTGTACGCGTCAGCGctgaaggaggaggacactaaGGATGCCCTGTCCATGTTCACCGTCCCTGAGGACTGTCCCATCGGCCTGCACCAGGCCAAGGAGAGGGAGCTGCTCAAAGAGCTGGCAGAGCAGCATTCAGAAGAGAGTGCCAAGAG GAAGAAGAGTTTCAAGATGATCCGTTCGCAGTCAGCGTCCTTGCAGGGCCTGCAGATCCCTGTGACTGCAGAGTGGGCCCGTTCTGTGGTGACCCCattcctctcaccctcctccacctgcTCCTCACTTCCAGAGAACTGCCCCGAGTACCAGAGGGTCACCATCAGTGGAGACTACTGCGCTGGT atcACAGTAGAGGACTATGAACAGGCAGCAAAAACCCTGATGAAAGCCCTGTTCATTAGGGAGAAGTACTCCAGACTGGCCTACCATCGCTTTCCCCGGACCGTCGCTCAGTTCCTCCGCAGCGCTGAGAACCAGACGTGGAAGGAAGAGGACGAGGTTCTACCag ATGTCTGCCCTTGCCCCAGGGAGGTGGAGGACCCGTACAGCATTGAGAATATCCCAGACAACCTGAGCTATGAGCTGCAGACAAAAGATGGCATAGTGTATGTGTATGAGAACGCAGAGGCTTTAAGTCAGAACAGGCCCCGCAGCCTGCCCTACCCTGACCTGGAGACCTTTGCCATAGACCTCAGCCATGTGCTGGCCATGATCATTGATGGACCCAC GAAGACCTATTGTCACAGACGCCTGAACTTCCTGGGCTCAAAGTTCTACCTGCATGAAATGCTCAATGAGATGGCTGAGCTAAAGGAACTGAAGGGTGTTCCACACAGAGACTTCTACAATGTCAGAAAG GTGGACACACACATCCATGCAGCCGCCTGCATGTCCCAGAAGCACCTTCTGAACTTCATCCAGACCACCTACAAGACGGAGGCAGACCGTGTGGTGCTGGAGAAGGGCGGGCGGAAGCTGACCCTCAGAGAGGTGTTTGAACACCTCAACATGGACCCCTATGACCTCACTGTGGACTCCCTGGATGTACACGCT GGCAGACAAACCTTTCACAGATTCGATAAGTTCAACTCCAAGTACAACCCAGTGGGGGCCAGTGAACTCCGAGAAATCTACCTGAAAACAGACAACCTCATAGATGGAGAGTACTTTGCACGCATTATCAAG GAAGTGTCCCATGACCTAGAGGAGAGTAAGTACCAGCATGCTGAGCCTCGTCTGTCCATCTACGGACGCTCTGCAGAGGAATGGGACAGCCTCTCCAAGTGGTTCATCCAGCACAAAGTGCACTCTACCAACATGCAGTGGATCATCCAAGTCCCCAGGATCTA TGATATTTTCAAGTCAAAGAAGTTGATCACTAACTTTGCCAAGATGTTGGAGAACATATTCCTTCCTCTGTTTGAGGCTACAGTCCATCCACAGAAGCATAAGGAGCTACATGTATTTCTCAAATAT GTGACAGGCTTTGACAGTGTGGATGACGAGTCCAAGCACAGTGACCACATGTTCTCCTACAAGAGCCCCAAGCCTGAGCAGTGGACAGCAGATGAAAACCCTCCCTACAGCTACTACCTCTTCCACATGTACGCCAACATCATGGTGCTCAACAATCTGAGGAA AGAGCGGGGCTTGAGCACCTTCCAGTTCCGTCCACACTGCGGGGAGGCTGGATCCATCACCCACCTGGTCTCTGCTTTCCTCACCGCTGACAACATCTCCCACGGCCTCAACCTCAAGAAG agCCCTGTCCTACAGTACCTGTACTACCTGGCCCAGGTGCCCATTGCCATGTCTCCTCTGAGCAATAACAGCTTGTTCCTGGAATATTCCAAAAACCCTCTCAGGGAGTTCCTACACAAGGGGCTGTGCGTGTCTCTATCAACAGATGATCCTATGCAGTTCCACTATACCAAG GAGGCACTGATGGAGGAGTATGCCATTGCGGCCCAGCTGTGGAAGCTCAGCACCTGTGATGTGTGTGAGATTGCCAGGAACAGTGTGCTGCAGAGTGGCCTGTCTCACCAG GAGAAGAAGCACTTTATTGGGGCCAACTACTTGAAGGATGGACCTGAGGGGAACGACATTCGGCGGACCAATGTGGCTCAGATCCGCATGGCCTACCGCCACGAGACCCTGTGCAATGAGCTCAGCTTCCTAGTGGATGCAGTGAAGACTGAAGCGGCCATTGGCACACAACCAGTGTGA
- the LOC118362365 gene encoding AMP deaminase 3-like isoform X2 yields MAVNRPEDMPRQFPKITLSEVDEETRLLAEKVYASALKEEDTKDALSMFTVPEDCPIGLHQAKERELLKELAEQHSEESAKRKKSFKMIRSQSASLQGLQIPVTAEWARSVVTPFLSPSSTCSSLPENCPEYQRVTISGDYCAGITVEDYEQAAKTLMKALFIREKYSRLAYHRFPRTVAQFLRSAENQTWKEEDEVLPDVCPCPREVEDPYSIENIPDNLSYELQTKDGIVYVYENAEALSQNRPRSLPYPDLETFAIDLSHVLAMIIDGPTKTYCHRRLNFLGSKFYLHEMLNEMAELKELKGVPHRDFYNVRKVDTHIHAAACMSQKHLLNFIQTTYKTEADRVVLEKGGRKLTLREVFEHLNMDPYDLTVDSLDVHAGRQTFHRFDKFNSKYNPVGASELREIYLKTDNLIDGEYFARIIKEVSHDLEESKYQHAEPRLSIYGRSAEEWDSLSKWFIQHKVHSTNMQWIIQVPRIYDIFKSKKLITNFAKMLENIFLPLFEATVHPQKHKELHVFLKYVTGFDSVDDESKHSDHMFSYKSPKPEQWTADENPPYSYYLFHMYANIMVLNNLRKERGLSTFQFRPHCGEAGSITHLVSAFLTADNISHGLNLKKSPVLQYLYYLAQVPIAMSPLSNNSLFLEYSKNPLREFLHKGLCVSLSTDDPMQFHYTKEALMEEYAIAAQLWKLSTCDVCEIARNSVLQSGLSHQEKKHFIGANYLKDGPEGNDIRRTNVAQIRMAYRHETLCNELSFLVDAVKTEAAIGTQPV; encoded by the exons acatgcCGAGACAATTCCCTAAGATCACGCTGAGTGAGGTGGACGAGGAGACACGTCTGCTGGCTGAGAAGGTGTACGCGTCAGCGctgaaggaggaggacactaaGGATGCCCTGTCCATGTTCACCGTCCCTGAGGACTGTCCCATCGGCCTGCACCAGGCCAAGGAGAGGGAGCTGCTCAAAGAGCTGGCAGAGCAGCATTCAGAAGAGAGTGCCAAGAG GAAGAAGAGTTTCAAGATGATCCGTTCGCAGTCAGCGTCCTTGCAGGGCCTGCAGATCCCTGTGACTGCAGAGTGGGCCCGTTCTGTGGTGACCCCattcctctcaccctcctccacctgcTCCTCACTTCCAGAGAACTGCCCCGAGTACCAGAGGGTCACCATCAGTGGAGACTACTGCGCTGGT atcACAGTAGAGGACTATGAACAGGCAGCAAAAACCCTGATGAAAGCCCTGTTCATTAGGGAGAAGTACTCCAGACTGGCCTACCATCGCTTTCCCCGGACCGTCGCTCAGTTCCTCCGCAGCGCTGAGAACCAGACGTGGAAGGAAGAGGACGAGGTTCTACCag ATGTCTGCCCTTGCCCCAGGGAGGTGGAGGACCCGTACAGCATTGAGAATATCCCAGACAACCTGAGCTATGAGCTGCAGACAAAAGATGGCATAGTGTATGTGTATGAGAACGCAGAGGCTTTAAGTCAGAACAGGCCCCGCAGCCTGCCCTACCCTGACCTGGAGACCTTTGCCATAGACCTCAGCCATGTGCTGGCCATGATCATTGATGGACCCAC GAAGACCTATTGTCACAGACGCCTGAACTTCCTGGGCTCAAAGTTCTACCTGCATGAAATGCTCAATGAGATGGCTGAGCTAAAGGAACTGAAGGGTGTTCCACACAGAGACTTCTACAATGTCAGAAAG GTGGACACACACATCCATGCAGCCGCCTGCATGTCCCAGAAGCACCTTCTGAACTTCATCCAGACCACCTACAAGACGGAGGCAGACCGTGTGGTGCTGGAGAAGGGCGGGCGGAAGCTGACCCTCAGAGAGGTGTTTGAACACCTCAACATGGACCCCTATGACCTCACTGTGGACTCCCTGGATGTACACGCT GGCAGACAAACCTTTCACAGATTCGATAAGTTCAACTCCAAGTACAACCCAGTGGGGGCCAGTGAACTCCGAGAAATCTACCTGAAAACAGACAACCTCATAGATGGAGAGTACTTTGCACGCATTATCAAG GAAGTGTCCCATGACCTAGAGGAGAGTAAGTACCAGCATGCTGAGCCTCGTCTGTCCATCTACGGACGCTCTGCAGAGGAATGGGACAGCCTCTCCAAGTGGTTCATCCAGCACAAAGTGCACTCTACCAACATGCAGTGGATCATCCAAGTCCCCAGGATCTA TGATATTTTCAAGTCAAAGAAGTTGATCACTAACTTTGCCAAGATGTTGGAGAACATATTCCTTCCTCTGTTTGAGGCTACAGTCCATCCACAGAAGCATAAGGAGCTACATGTATTTCTCAAATAT GTGACAGGCTTTGACAGTGTGGATGACGAGTCCAAGCACAGTGACCACATGTTCTCCTACAAGAGCCCCAAGCCTGAGCAGTGGACAGCAGATGAAAACCCTCCCTACAGCTACTACCTCTTCCACATGTACGCCAACATCATGGTGCTCAACAATCTGAGGAA AGAGCGGGGCTTGAGCACCTTCCAGTTCCGTCCACACTGCGGGGAGGCTGGATCCATCACCCACCTGGTCTCTGCTTTCCTCACCGCTGACAACATCTCCCACGGCCTCAACCTCAAGAAG agCCCTGTCCTACAGTACCTGTACTACCTGGCCCAGGTGCCCATTGCCATGTCTCCTCTGAGCAATAACAGCTTGTTCCTGGAATATTCCAAAAACCCTCTCAGGGAGTTCCTACACAAGGGGCTGTGCGTGTCTCTATCAACAGATGATCCTATGCAGTTCCACTATACCAAG GAGGCACTGATGGAGGAGTATGCCATTGCGGCCCAGCTGTGGAAGCTCAGCACCTGTGATGTGTGTGAGATTGCCAGGAACAGTGTGCTGCAGAGTGGCCTGTCTCACCAG GAGAAGAAGCACTTTATTGGGGCCAACTACTTGAAGGATGGACCTGAGGGGAACGACATTCGGCGGACCAATGTGGCTCAGATCCGCATGGCCTACCGCCACGAGACCCTGTGCAATGAGCTCAGCTTCCTAGTGGATGCAGTGAAGACTGAAGCGGCCATTGGCACACAACCAGTGTGA
- the LOC118362365 gene encoding AMP deaminase 3-like isoform X3, giving the protein MPRQFPKITLSEVDEETRLLAEKVYASALKEEDTKDALSMFTVPEDCPIGLHQAKERELLKELAEQHSEESAKRKKSFKMIRSQSASLQGLQIPVTAEWARSVVTPFLSPSSTCSSLPENCPEYQRVTISGDYCAGITVEDYEQAAKTLMKALFIREKYSRLAYHRFPRTVAQFLRSAENQTWKEEDEVLPDVCPCPREVEDPYSIENIPDNLSYELQTKDGIVYVYENAEALSQNRPRSLPYPDLETFAIDLSHVLAMIIDGPTKTYCHRRLNFLGSKFYLHEMLNEMAELKELKGVPHRDFYNVRKVDTHIHAAACMSQKHLLNFIQTTYKTEADRVVLEKGGRKLTLREVFEHLNMDPYDLTVDSLDVHAGRQTFHRFDKFNSKYNPVGASELREIYLKTDNLIDGEYFARIIKEVSHDLEESKYQHAEPRLSIYGRSAEEWDSLSKWFIQHKVHSTNMQWIIQVPRIYDIFKSKKLITNFAKMLENIFLPLFEATVHPQKHKELHVFLKYVTGFDSVDDESKHSDHMFSYKSPKPEQWTADENPPYSYYLFHMYANIMVLNNLRKERGLSTFQFRPHCGEAGSITHLVSAFLTADNISHGLNLKKSPVLQYLYYLAQVPIAMSPLSNNSLFLEYSKNPLREFLHKGLCVSLSTDDPMQFHYTKEALMEEYAIAAQLWKLSTCDVCEIARNSVLQSGLSHQEKKHFIGANYLKDGPEGNDIRRTNVAQIRMAYRHETLCNELSFLVDAVKTEAAIGTQPV; this is encoded by the exons atgcCGAGACAATTCCCTAAGATCACGCTGAGTGAGGTGGACGAGGAGACACGTCTGCTGGCTGAGAAGGTGTACGCGTCAGCGctgaaggaggaggacactaaGGATGCCCTGTCCATGTTCACCGTCCCTGAGGACTGTCCCATCGGCCTGCACCAGGCCAAGGAGAGGGAGCTGCTCAAAGAGCTGGCAGAGCAGCATTCAGAAGAGAGTGCCAAGAG GAAGAAGAGTTTCAAGATGATCCGTTCGCAGTCAGCGTCCTTGCAGGGCCTGCAGATCCCTGTGACTGCAGAGTGGGCCCGTTCTGTGGTGACCCCattcctctcaccctcctccacctgcTCCTCACTTCCAGAGAACTGCCCCGAGTACCAGAGGGTCACCATCAGTGGAGACTACTGCGCTGGT atcACAGTAGAGGACTATGAACAGGCAGCAAAAACCCTGATGAAAGCCCTGTTCATTAGGGAGAAGTACTCCAGACTGGCCTACCATCGCTTTCCCCGGACCGTCGCTCAGTTCCTCCGCAGCGCTGAGAACCAGACGTGGAAGGAAGAGGACGAGGTTCTACCag ATGTCTGCCCTTGCCCCAGGGAGGTGGAGGACCCGTACAGCATTGAGAATATCCCAGACAACCTGAGCTATGAGCTGCAGACAAAAGATGGCATAGTGTATGTGTATGAGAACGCAGAGGCTTTAAGTCAGAACAGGCCCCGCAGCCTGCCCTACCCTGACCTGGAGACCTTTGCCATAGACCTCAGCCATGTGCTGGCCATGATCATTGATGGACCCAC GAAGACCTATTGTCACAGACGCCTGAACTTCCTGGGCTCAAAGTTCTACCTGCATGAAATGCTCAATGAGATGGCTGAGCTAAAGGAACTGAAGGGTGTTCCACACAGAGACTTCTACAATGTCAGAAAG GTGGACACACACATCCATGCAGCCGCCTGCATGTCCCAGAAGCACCTTCTGAACTTCATCCAGACCACCTACAAGACGGAGGCAGACCGTGTGGTGCTGGAGAAGGGCGGGCGGAAGCTGACCCTCAGAGAGGTGTTTGAACACCTCAACATGGACCCCTATGACCTCACTGTGGACTCCCTGGATGTACACGCT GGCAGACAAACCTTTCACAGATTCGATAAGTTCAACTCCAAGTACAACCCAGTGGGGGCCAGTGAACTCCGAGAAATCTACCTGAAAACAGACAACCTCATAGATGGAGAGTACTTTGCACGCATTATCAAG GAAGTGTCCCATGACCTAGAGGAGAGTAAGTACCAGCATGCTGAGCCTCGTCTGTCCATCTACGGACGCTCTGCAGAGGAATGGGACAGCCTCTCCAAGTGGTTCATCCAGCACAAAGTGCACTCTACCAACATGCAGTGGATCATCCAAGTCCCCAGGATCTA TGATATTTTCAAGTCAAAGAAGTTGATCACTAACTTTGCCAAGATGTTGGAGAACATATTCCTTCCTCTGTTTGAGGCTACAGTCCATCCACAGAAGCATAAGGAGCTACATGTATTTCTCAAATAT GTGACAGGCTTTGACAGTGTGGATGACGAGTCCAAGCACAGTGACCACATGTTCTCCTACAAGAGCCCCAAGCCTGAGCAGTGGACAGCAGATGAAAACCCTCCCTACAGCTACTACCTCTTCCACATGTACGCCAACATCATGGTGCTCAACAATCTGAGGAA AGAGCGGGGCTTGAGCACCTTCCAGTTCCGTCCACACTGCGGGGAGGCTGGATCCATCACCCACCTGGTCTCTGCTTTCCTCACCGCTGACAACATCTCCCACGGCCTCAACCTCAAGAAG agCCCTGTCCTACAGTACCTGTACTACCTGGCCCAGGTGCCCATTGCCATGTCTCCTCTGAGCAATAACAGCTTGTTCCTGGAATATTCCAAAAACCCTCTCAGGGAGTTCCTACACAAGGGGCTGTGCGTGTCTCTATCAACAGATGATCCTATGCAGTTCCACTATACCAAG GAGGCACTGATGGAGGAGTATGCCATTGCGGCCCAGCTGTGGAAGCTCAGCACCTGTGATGTGTGTGAGATTGCCAGGAACAGTGTGCTGCAGAGTGGCCTGTCTCACCAG GAGAAGAAGCACTTTATTGGGGCCAACTACTTGAAGGATGGACCTGAGGGGAACGACATTCGGCGGACCAATGTGGCTCAGATCCGCATGGCCTACCGCCACGAGACCCTGTGCAATGAGCTCAGCTTCCTAGTGGATGCAGTGAAGACTGAAGCGGCCATTGGCACACAACCAGTGTGA
- the LOC118359118 gene encoding lymphatic vessel endothelial hyaluronic acid receptor 1-like produces MMQVWILSLLLPLTLSFSGLLHVDPSKINAFPERQIAGVFLVSYTNDLNQFTYAFNASEAREVCWYLGVTMASNSQVEEAQRLGLETCRFGWIDEHFAVIPRIEASKTCGQNQTGVIKWRASVTKLFDVFCFNASVIQLEDTTADTALTTPKQQEGAHLSPSGAASSPSTSLSPAIIHLVPSTQSARPTSHSRSSVLSLSSFSDSPEVEVELPQSMSSAILITSTIVLLLTAMAILLYFRTNNGLKTILPCWDGEQQKEYIETKECAAHTCMKDTKEAQTEAEVKAEPEEDVCKETANDISVNISDETNADSASETEP; encoded by the exons ATGATGCAGGTTTGGATCCTCTCACTACTGCTGCCTCTCACACTGTCATTCTCTGGTCTACTACACGTTGATCCTAGCAAAATCAATG CTTTCCCAGAGAGACAAATAGCTGGAGTGTTTCTGGTCAGCTACACAAATGACCTCAACCAGTTTACCTATGCCTTCAATGCCTCTGAGGCCAGGGAGGTGTGCTGGTATCTGGGTGTAACCATGGCCTCCAATTCCCAGGTTGAGGAGGCTCAGAGACTGGGCTTGGAAACATGCAG GTTTGGGTGGATTGATGAACATTTTGCAGTGATCCCTCGTATTGAGGCCAGTAAAACCTGTGGTCAAAACCAGACCGGTGTCATCAAATGGAGAGCCTCTGTCACCAAACTTTTTGATGTGTTCTGCTTCAATGCTTCAG TGATACAATTGGAGGATACCACAGCTGATACCGCTTTGACCACGCCGAAGCAACAGGAGGGAGCACATCTCTCTCCTTCAGGAGCGGCCtcatccccctctacctccctctctccagccatCATTCATCTTGTCCCCTCCACACAGTCCGCCCGGCCCACCTCTCATTCTcgctcctctgttctctctctcagtagtTTTTCTGATAGcccagaggtagaggtagaactACCCCAGTCCATGAGCAGCGCAATACTTATCACCTCGACCATTGTTCTTCTTCTGACCGCAATGGCCATTCTCTTGTACTTTAGAAC GAACAATGGGCTCAAGACTATTCTCCCCTGCTGGGATGGGGAGCAGCAGAAAGAGTACattgagacaaaggaatgtgcaGCACACACCTGTATGAAGGACACAAAGGAAGCCCAGACTGAGGCTGAAGTTAAGGCTGAGCCTGAGGAGGATGTGTGCAAAGAGACAGCCAATGACATCAGTGTAAACATCAGTGATGAGACCAATGCAGATTCAGCATCAGAGACAGAACCTTGA